From the Cloeon dipterum chromosome 4, ieCloDipt1.1, whole genome shotgun sequence genome, the window GAGAGGTGCTTAATAAGAGCAGAATATGAATGAGAATATATGGAGCAAGCTGAAATTTAGTTCTCAGATTTAGCTTATCACGCAGGATTGCATTTTGGCATGAAGATGCTgcgatttgaaattttaaattcccttGAGCGGGTTTTCGGCCGAAATCAGAGAGCATCTTCATACGCTTGAGTTTTCTCAAAGAAAGGGTGACGTATAGTGAAATTTTACCCCTTGAGGCGAGGGTGTTTGCTCCCCACTCTCATCCTGTTGGAAACATAAAACACCATCACTTAGTACACACTTGAAATAAATCTGCTGGCTTAAAAATCTCTTTCAAATAAACCGAAAATTCTTGCCAGCAAATAAaactgtcaaatttaaaaagagagaaagagagagttGCGCAAATAATGAGGAAAGGTTGGTtgtttgtaataataaattatcggTCTAGAGTGTTGCGACGACCCAACTCCCTGTACTTATCTACAGTGGTGCATGCACACAGTGACATAATATATTTGATAATAATAGCGTCTGCATCACGGCTTAATATTCTAAAAGGATGTGTTGGGCAGAAAATGTCATATTTTGTCTCGTTTCTTTGTCTCGTATATCAAAAGTAATCAATATAGTAACAGCGCTAACTCTATCCAGGTGTTGAAGTATATGATCGATTTTATCTGTATTCTATCACATGGAAGCTAGGACACATATTCAATAGTTGTGTAGTAACAGAGATAATATATCGAAATGTATGTCTGTCTCGACTCTTTTTATATATGGGACCTCCTCATTTCGCGCTTCATGGCTTCGAACAAGAAGGCCCAAGGCTTTTGCGGTACTTACAGGCACTGTAGCTCCTTCGATTTGGCCAAATCGCGTCATCCTCCAGTTCTCGAGGATGAGAAGCCCAGCGTAGACCTTGCCCACCGTCAGCTTCCCTTTGTTCAGTTCTGCGGAGAGTGAGAAATCGGTGAAAACTCCAATTTTATCTAATCTGTTTGTTGTGCGAGTCATTTGATCGATCCAGCTTTGGAAACTAACCGTCGGTTTTCGGTATCAACAAGTCCAGCATCTTCTTCGCTTGAAGAGGCCAGATGTTTTGCACTGTTTCTCGCAACTCCGCATCGGCTTGGTCCATTTCTTCGGCTAGTGGGGGATtagtttgaaatatatatagctCGTTTTCTACTCACCACTGCGAACTTTTATGCTCAGATTCTCTCTGATGAGCGCGAATAAGGTCGTGGTAAAATGCACTTTCATATCTTTGTCTAAAGGCATGTTCattcttattaatttcttgTACGCTAATCTGTTTGGACATTTTCCTCCAAAGCCAAGCGGTGGATCCATGTTTTTCAGCATATCGTACATTTCCGAGTACAATATTTTACCCCtgccaacacacacacaacgtTAAGATTTGATTCCAATTAACCTGTCAGAGTTTAGAATTACGTTGCGTTTGGATCGTATTCTGCCCATATCCGCACGAATTCATCCAGGTGATGGGCTCCGAGGATGGACGAGTCTCTTGTTAAGTAATCAAAGTTGTCCATAATGACAGCGACGAACAAGTTCAACATCTGCAGGTGAGAAGCGGGTGAGAAAGGTACGTTAAGCATTTATAAGGGCGGCGTTCGGTACCAAAAAGGAACAGAAGAAGATGAAAGAGACAAAATAGGCGTAAGCAAGGTTGGAGCCGCATCCCTCGCCTTCTGGCTTTTGTGCCCTCGGATCACAGGGTCTGCCTTTGATGCAAGACAGCATAATTGATGGCCACGCTTCGCCTGTTGCACACCTAAAAGTTTTGCACTCGGTCAATCTCTGCGCTGTCTTCCGATCGGCCGGCATTAAAATGAgtggaaaagcaatttaatcaattctCAGGAGGCTatgggaaaatttaatctctatAATGAGAGGAAAGTGAACTATTCTTTGAAGGAGTTTAATATCAGTTTAAAAACTAACTCAGTATCGTACTAAATTATTGCTTACCAAGAGAAATGATGTAATGACCTCTAATTAAATACTCGTAAACAAAAGCAGTATGTGGTGCTGTTTTGTGTGTGATtcgaatgataaaaatttaaaatgtaaaatcgcAAATTAGAAAACTACTAAAgtacagtaaaaaatcaaaatgtacAGACCTCAAATCTCAAGTAATGAATAACGTGAGAATTTCGCGGATGAAACTCCAAATCTACCTCAAAACATTGCTAAATACACATTGAAAGCAACTACATTAAACGACTAAACGATCTTAAGAGTACAGCGCTCTTCAATGTTTCTCCCTATAATATGTGTATCGATAGAAAATTCAACTACCAAACAGTGAAGTGATTATTTAGTGAACAAACTGTGTGACACAATCTCCACAAAAGGTTGGCGTGAAAACGGTTTAAATTCACCCAATCGAGATGGACTTTCTCCGGTTTGATTGCAAAGAGCtatttagtaataaaaaaagggaagaTGTCTGACGAACTAAaaaactcgagaaaattaaaacgggATTTTCTGAAAGTTAAACGTACGTGTCTACTTTTGGAGTACTTACCTGAACAACAACATTAGACCCTGCACGAAGCTTCGGAAGTTGTTATGCCTTGTGATTGAGGTCTCAGGGTCGAGGGCTATGTTACCAAACACCTGTGACAGTGGCAAATACGCACCCAAATGCTTATCAGTCTACTGCACTGCGGCCAATCAATGAAATTTgatcagaaaattttacacGTTTCCCCTTTTTCAATATTCACACAGAtaacagtaaaatatataatatgtagaaatgaaaatgtgaggttttcaattaaattgcgtGTCGAGAGTTTGAATTGCGAAATTGAGAGACAGCAATGGTACAAGTGTTCATGAACGTATTTTTGTGTGTACATAGCGGTGAATCAAAACGGTTTCAGTGATGGACAGGACGTAGTAAGAGATTTCTCTCTATCTTCGACATTATTCTAATAATATTAGCTACGATTAACACGTATTAAGATACACTAATTATCTCACAAATTACAGTGAGCTGAAATTCTAGGATTTATTTGTATCCAAAACGAAACTCTTTCAACCAAATCAGGCACACTGACTGCTGCAAATTACGTTTTTCTACTCAAGAGCCGCTACAGTAGTTTTTTAAGCTGCTGACTCCACTTTTTGAGAGGTCATCCAATTCGAGATTCACGTGGAATGAGCACCTTAACTTTGGTGTGAGAGAGAAGTTGTCTGCAAAAGACGTGTCAGCGATTGGAAAGATATCTATTGCGAGTCTGCTTTCACCAGGACAACTAACAGAAATaatgtgaatatttaaaagacaCTGGCAGCGCGCTAATTGTAAGAACCATCATGCCTTTCATCACAACGGGGTTGGAGAGGCACGCATCTTATTTCCTTTTCTATGATACATTAAAAACGGAaagtgttttgaaatattggtGCGTTTTACAATTACCTAGGTAGAGTTTAGGTCTATGTATAACTATAGGAAATAAGAAGCGGGGAAGAACTACAAGAACATCGATTCAAAACACCAAGTACTAACAATGAAACTCCGCTCAAAATACTGCTCAAAAAGCAACCACATAGAGTCACCTTGTTTTCGTCTTTGTTCGCCCGATACCTGAGCTGAAAACTGGCCTTTTTAAACCGACTGACTCGGGGGGCTTTGACTCATAGCAATTTATACGATCCGAGACCGAGCTActgcttttgtttcaaatcGAGGGCCAACTCGGACTCACCGAAAGAGAAGCAATAGTGCCCCAAAGAAGGTCTGAAAGTTGTTATGGCGGTTCAGAGCTGTATCGGGGTCAAACTTCATGTTGCCAAAAACCTTTAGTGTAACGAAGAAGAGTGAAAAAGAGAACATGAAACAAGACAATACACACTATATTAATAATGCTGCGTTTTTGCTGAGAGAATTTTGCTTATCATGAACTTATACATATAATCCTAAGTCTGCAAACTAACGTTTCTCATTAGAACAGtctatttttatctctctggAGACGCTATCTCTATGTTCTGATCAGAACCAAACGGCTGCTTTTGAGTCGCAATTTCCGCTCAACGCGCAGCCACTCGGTTCTTTGGCCTAAATCTCCACTCGGCATGCACTGCCTCGCTAAGACGGCATCATCGATTACGGCTACTTTTATCTCTCACtgctatatatataatataatatggaAAAAGTCCTAATAGATGAAGGCGACGGTTGTTCATAGAACCGCTTTGCTCGAATCTGCGTGTTTCGTCAACCCCCCTAAAAATGTCGAATTGCCGTGGAATAAGTGCTTACCTGCATTCCGATGATGGCGTAGATGAAGAACAGCATGGCAATGAGCAAACATACATAAGGCAAGGCCTGTCGGGAAAATCCAGAGTTAACTCGATTAACTAAGCGTGAAAACCCTATGCGTTACCTTGAAAGACTGTACAAAGGTCCACAGTAAAATTCTAATGGTGTAACCTTGGCGGAGAAGTTTGATGAGGCGAGCAGCTCGGAACAGTCGCAAGAAACCGACGTTGATCGAGTTTTCCtgaggaaatttcaattagcaGCCGCGTCTTTCGAATCAGGCGCTCGTTCTTACCCCAAACTCTACTACTAACGCGTCAACTATACTTCCTATCACAGTGATGAAATCGAATGTGTTCCACGGGTCTTTGAAGAAATTCTGCGAGAGTGGGCCGGAATTAGTGCGggcgaaaatttcaactcgTCGGCAATAAGGGGCTTGCAAGGTCTGTCTCGCGCGACTTTGCAAGTCCGTTATTGAGAGGCTcaaaaatgcttgtttttttttaatcaaatgcaAGAAGAGTTGATTGATATGTAATAAAGAACTCATTTAGGTCTATCGAGAGTTAATAAATAAGAATCAAGCTATTTTTCAGCCTCGTACTTAAGCCTATCAACTTTTACAGTGATGTGAACTTTGTGGTTCTTTGTTCCGATTGGCGGCAGTTTGAGTAACGTTTGATCACTGTGAAAGTTACATACGGCATGCAAATTTGTGCATTTCAAACCATCACGAATGCGCTTacttgaaagaaaatccaaaaatattctcttctgtctattttgtcaaaaattgaaaaagtaatCTGGAAAGCTCAAAAagctgaatgaaaaaatcaatgaaaatttttcgcatttaaaTTTCGCTTCAGCGTTTCAAAAAAGCCCTCGAAATAGATATACTGTATATGTATTGATCAGATAATCTGGAtggaaaatgaagaaaaactcGTACGTCTATATGAATGGAGTCAGCGAAATTGATCGATGGGGTGGATTTATCTCAAAActaccaaatttaaaagcatgcattaattaaaatactttaagCAAGTCCAAGGATCGTTTTAATTACTTAGTACTCAgcattagttaaaaatataagtaaGCATGCAAGTCCTCCACTACAAGTGTATTGCTTCAGCCCAGTAAATGGAGGAGGCGGTGAGTCGAACGTGAGAGAGAATCGTAAAATGAGAAACCAAAGTGCGTcattgcaagaaaaataagaaacaataattatagGACAAGTATAATGTATGTATATCGAAAAATGCATGAGATAAACGAATGGAAATTCACCTTTAACCCATAGgctaatatttttagtatagTTTCTAACAGGAAGAACATTGTAAAGATGTTATTGGTCATTCCTAGTACATCGGTGAGCATCCCAGGAGCCTCATGATACTAGGATATGTCCGCGCACCGGCAgataaaataatggaaaagagaacaagcagcaaaataattaatcgtgCACACATCACTagtattatataataataatgagatAACAATACAATATATAGTTGTATAGTGTTGTATGATTACGGCTTTTAAAAAGTCAGTTATAATCAACAACTAGTGACAAGTGGCAATGGTCAACATAtgtattaactttttttaattgacaatTAAGAACTCGAGCGACTAATTCTGCTTTCAGCCTAATTTCTGGCTCACTACCAAGCAAGACTGCTGTCGTTTTGGATTACTAATAGGTCGGCGTCAGTTCTTAATTCTCACACAGACGCTGTGCACTTTAATTGGTCGTCGATTAAGACACTAAATGAGCAGGAGGGAGACTGTGAACTGCGTGTTTTGCGTGTGTACCACGAAAGGCGACTGGCTCCCCTCGCACGCGACGGGCGCAAAAAGTTGTTCAGAGTTTGTCGCAAACTGGGCAAGGagtaaattttgacaaatgtGAATGTCAAAACTCGCCCCTAAACCAAATTGCTCCGAACTCCGTGAACGGCTCCTCGCACTTGCAGCTTGCCTGCCGAGCGTTTGTTTCTACACCCGACTGAGGTCGAGCCAACGCCttcaagtgttttttttattttactataatACACACAATTTCCCGTAAAAAGGGATATACTCTTCTAATACCACTATCTGCGAATGTAATAATTGAAGAGGAAGAGGAGGTtggtaaatatatatattatgtaagaCAATTAACTCAGCAGGTCAGCTGCCTGTAAAAGGAAATGATCGtgtattaagtatttacacaccAAAGCAGACAGACGAATAAACAGCCAGACAAAGCAATGCACGGAATAATTGGTGTGCTAAATAATATGCTAATTAGCCGCATTGCAACACTACACACAACACATACACGAGTCGAGTTGAGCTAAAAGACATGCCGACGACTAATTAGCGAGCGCCACTACACACATACAGCTCTACGTTCGTTTGCATGGCGCCGCGGCTCTAATGTTAATGAGATGATGCATTTGCTTAATTGCGTGCTCAGTCACTTTTTGTAGCATTTATAAGTGCATGCGGCAGGCGGTTCGAGagattgttcatttttttccgaacGGGAGATGGCAGTCGGGACTCAGGGATCATGGAATCGAAAAAcgtttttcctgatttttttttttattttgctttttccgaATTCACCTTATTGGCAACCccaaattacttttatttcgCGTAAAAAGTTGACACTCGCGTCGAGATTGTGAGTGCGGTAGGTTGGTCATTACCTTTACTCCAAAGGCCAACACCTTAAGTGAACACTCTACGGTAAACATGGCGGTAAACCCTGTATTCATGTAGTGGAGCGTCTCCCTTTGAATTTTGCCTTGATTGTAAAACTAGAAAGTTGAAGAAGACATACCAAGAGAATTATCACAACATAATCTCCACAATCACAGTTCACAAAAAAGAcaatcacaaaaatatattctcaATTGGGACAAAGTATATCACGTGTTTGTTTGAATCTCTGCTTGTGTTTCTGATGAGTTGTGTTCAGAACATATTTTTAGTATAATCCAAAAAGTGAAAGAGTTATGTTATAAAAACGCATGCGATCTGAAAACGTACGTGTATTTAGGAgcaggattaaaaaaaaagttacATTCTGAGACTCGTTTAAAGGCCAAAAGTGTTAGATGTGAATCAAAGAAACGTGTGTGCAACAAAGAAGTAAATACTTCAAACTGCAAAATCGATATTTAATATAGAGTAAACATTCCAGAGTAACAAGTAGAAAGATAGAGAGGCTGTGGACACGCGTAAATTGAAGCCAAAAGTATATAGAGATAGAGAGAGGTTTGGATACTTTATCATCAACTGAGAGAGTTCAAATTCGTTAGACCATGCACCAGAATCAATGCATTTCCAAGAGATTCAGGATTTTGGGCAAACTGAAGCTACCAAATCCGAAGAAGAGGTTTTTATAGGCAAATCTCGCAACAAGGGCAATACTCGTGGTCGATccgaaattttcattccagGGTTTAAAAGTTTCGATTTACATTagcaaaaagaaattaaaaaatacagcaacTTTaatgagagaaatttaaaaggtgGTGGCTCGTTTTTACTTAATGTTCATGCAAATCTTCGTTTTCCGCATTATCCGGGCAGTTTAAGGCAAAAATCGAGTAAGATTTACAACATGCGCctcatcttaaaaaattatattttttacggGGCTGTTGGAAATGCATTTCAACAAGATGCAAAGCATGCGAgtgaaaaaaggttaaaatcaTAGATAAAATATTGCGTTTTGGAAGCATTAAGTAAGAGTTAGGTTCGACAAGTACagtaaagtattaattttcGGCACCGTTTCAGCAATCCTGAAAGTTTTGGATTAGTTTCTGTGGAGAGGGTTCTGTTTCTTGTGTTTCTCGCTGCCGATTTTTGTGTCTGGGAGGGAGAGCCACGAAAACTCTCGCTATAGATATAGAGAGCAGTTTTCGCGAGCAAACCcgcactcgcgcgcgctcgtGCGCGCGCTTTGCGAGTTTGCTGCTCGTAAATCTTTGGCGAACATTTAAAGTCAAAGCAGCGTTTGACGACAATTACCTTCATCATGAGAAGTAGCGTGTTTAGCACAATCAACAGCatgatgaaatattcaaaaggcGAGGACACCACCACTCGCcagattttgtatttcaaactGTTCCGTCTGTTGGGCATGTACCGCTCCAAGGGCCGCGCGCCTATCGTGAAATCAATGCACGATTTctgcaacaaacaaacaaaacacaccCACGGAAATCAGTCAATTGAAAGGTTGAGAGAAAGATGCGACAGCCCACCTGATTTTTGTCTATTTCGCCGTCCTGCAGCTCAGCTTCACCCTGCTCTTGGAAGGTGATGATAATCAAGGCGACGAAGATGTTCACGAAGAAGAAAGGGAACACCACGAAGTAAACGACGTAGAATATGGACATTTCGATGCGAAAGTTTTGAATCGGTCCCTCGTCTTCGTAGGTCGCCGCCATTGAATTTTGCAGCACcctgggaaaatttgaaataacagccattatttattaatcatcCCTTGAACGTgacatttttatgattaagataaaaaataactttttcagGATCCTagggattttcattttatttattcaaaacctataaattaatttaattatttactcgtctccaattataatttaaaaactaaagaAAAACCAAAACCCTGATTGAAAATGCACTCACTGAGGCCATCCTTCGCCGGTCTGGACGGCGAACAAGGTGAGCATGGCAGCCATGACGTTGTCGTAATGGAAGCTCTGCTGTCTCCACTCCCTGGGCGCCGCTGACGGCAGTTGGTTCTCAGGGTCAAACTTGAAGTACTGGCCCTGGCAGTCCTCGGCAGTGTGCTTGCTCTCGTCCGTGCAGTAGAAAAACTTGCCGTTGAACAGCTGCACCGCGATCACAGCGAAGATAAAGTGGAACAAAATGTAGACGATCAAGATGTTGATGACATTCTTCAGCGAGTTGATCACGCAGTCAAACACGGCCTTGAGCTTCGGCACTCGTTTGATGGTTTTCAGGGGTCGCAGCACACGCAACACCCTCAGCGATTTGATTGTACTCAAGTTCTGACCCGCAGAGCTCCCTCTGGAAATCGGTTTgtgttagttttttttttcatttgaagccTCAAAGGGATGCAaaacaagtttattttttataattggataaattaggaaaaaaacgGATGGTAACTTACGACATGTCGAAGCCGAATGACACGGCGGCGCAGATGACTACCACTGCGTCCATAATGTTCCAAAACTCTCGCAAGTACGAACCAGGATGCAGTATTACGCCTAAATCTACAATCTGCAAAGAACGAGAGTTAAAAATCTGGTCCAGATTAGAAGAACGGAAGAGTTTGGTACCTTTAAAAGCATCTCTATCGTGAACACACCAGTGAAGGCGTAGTCAAAGTAGTTGAGAATGCGATTTCTAGTGCTCTCCTCCACCACAGGGTCTTCGGCAGCCAGAGCGATGGAGCTCAAACTGATCACCACCATGATGAAGAAGTCAAAGTAGCGCAGATTCACAACCCAATGCGCTGCTTTCCTCACCCTGTAAAATCAATCACGCggtttagaatattttttttcgccaCCATTGCAGGCCTCTCGTGTCTCACGGATTGGTGGAGGTGAGGACGAACATGGACGAGTAGGGCAGCATTGGCTTCGGGCCCGGTTGGTCGTCGTCTCCCACATCCTTCTTTTCCTCATCCTCCTTTTTGGCAGGCTTTTTGGCTCCCCCTTTGCCGCCCCCTCCGCCGTCCCCGTTCGCAGGGGTGCCGTCGGGGTTCATCTGCAAAGCGTCGATCTCCTTTTCTAGCTCCAGAAGttgtttctgattttttttttcatttttttctcattcccTTACGATAATAAAAAGCGTCATATATACCTCCTTGTCTTCCTCCTCTTGCTCCTCTTCAGCCGCGGTCAGTTCTTGCGCGTTCGCCAAGTTGTCGACAGCGATAGCCAAGAAGACGTTTAGCAGAGTATAGTTACCAAAGAGCACCAGAATGATGAAGTACAACGAGTAAATCATGCCCTTCTTGTGGCCTCCTTGCGACAGAATTCCTTGGTACATCACCTCGTTCCAATCCTCGCCAGTCAAGATCTgaggaaagaagaaaatgatcGAATTCACTctcatttctttaattataaatacaaaTCTTACTTGGAAGACCGTAAGCAGTGCAATAGGGAATGTGTTGAAGTTAGTAGGCGGTGTTCCATCTTCGAAGTTGAATGCTCCCCCGAACAATTGCATGCCAAGCAGTGCAAAGATCAGGATGAACAAGAACAGCAGGAACAACAGAGAAATGATGGATCTCATCGAGTTGAGCAATGATATTACGAGGTTTCTCAGCGAAGACCAGTATTTGGTCACTTTGAAAATGCGCAGTAGTCGCAAGGCTCTTAGCACTGAGAGACCGAACGATCCCGATTTCAGTTCTGACCAAACAACTTCAAAAATAGAGCCACTGATGACTACACAATCGAATCTATTGAATGAAGACTCGAAGTATATTCTTGGTCCTAGTGCgtacatttttataaacatcTCCATCATGAATAGTCCTAAAAAAACGTATTCTGCTATAtctgaaatcacaaaaaaacgAGAGCAttagatttgattaaaattgatttggtagttgtttttttaaatttcagattaaatgTTGGGGCCACAaggaaagttaatttttatttttattataattataacaaCTTCGCATGCTTCTGTCACTGTTGtcattttatatgattttttaaaataataaattttagaaatcaaaTTCGTCCTATTAGAATAAGGGGAAACAGCAAGCcatatatatttcttaaaaatttggagtTTCACACTTACATAAAAACGATGTCAGCCATGGTGGCTGCCCATAGTGTTCTACTGCTACACAGGCTGTGTTGAAAAACACAAGTACGATAACAAACCAGTAAAACCATTGTTGTTTTACTGTGTGTCGTATCCAAAAtctgaaaaagaaagaaatttttagcaaatatgtcatcaaaatcaatttataaatactACCTTAATCTCTTCTCTGCTCTCCAAAATTCTACACAGGCTCCttggttttttacttttttcagaGTCCCTGGAAACGTGAAGCGAATCAGGTGAAAAAAGACAGAGCTGTTCTTAAAATTACTTCTCTAGGGCTACTAGCAAAATACGATcgagataatttaatatatgtaGTATTTGATACACTGGATACAAAATAAGAGGCAggcacttgaattttttccagattAAGAAGTATGAAATCCAAGTATCTGCATTTATGCAATTCAACTGTCTAATTACTGCAACGATGGCATATTAGTGGTACGAAAAGCAGCAACATTACAACGAGCTTCGCtttgaaaatgtgatttttttaactttatgaCTAAATTTCAACAAGAGCTACTTTTGAATGTTTGACGTGAGAATGAGATGCCTTGTTAATCAGGAAAACGCCTAAATGGACACTCGGTAATAATTACTGCAAACCAACAAGCATCACACAAATCACGTAATCCAGtctagttaaattttaattatgtagATAATATTTCGCAGAATATATATGATATAAATCAGAGAGCTACGATGCAAGGTTCTAACTCTATAGCGTCTGGAGTAAAACACTCTAACCTCAAATATAACGAACGAAAGGGTTCTCATTTGcattatatgtatgtatttgtgGAGCTTTGAATTTCCTGTTCGAGGCCAAATTGGAAGCGCTCTCCACAAATAATCAACTCTTTATAGCCGGTATGATCGCTCACAAACCGCTGATCAGAGGCAAAAACAATTGATCTAATGAAGTTAGTTAGTTGTTTTTGCCCCTGCCGTgtgtagatttaaaaaagataaataatgtacaatataacatgaCTTGTTATTATGCACGAGGACTGAGATAAACCATGCTCGTTATATAAAAGAGAAATAGGGATCATATGTATTCAAAACTAGCGACACAgccagaaaaatcaattatgaaGCAAAACGAGAAAGGAAATCCTGCAAGAATATAAGTGACAATgtttataaatgtaaaattgttTCAGGGCCTATGAGGAAGGGTCGGATAGTTTGCAGCATGTTTTCTCGCACTGGTCAGTAATAGTTATGATCAATGAAATGAGAAAGTTGCAAAACATAAGGACGAACAAAGGGAGAATGCCCggttttttgttatttccaaGAGTGTATAGGGTTTATAATGAGAGAACAAATGGATTTTTCATGTATAAATGAGACAATGTTGCAACTACTAATTACAAAACTACCAGTCAATCAGTTGCATATACTgataaaaactgtaaaattggGGAGCTTCAGCTAAGATACCCTTCCATACctttactttttttcttattaggcactgaaacaaaaacaaaataataactttAGAATTACGATTGTCTGACTGAGAACCTTTCACACTAAATATAATATCagcgaatattttaaattcacttctaaacacacacataaatatatgaaaaatgttGGTCTTTGGCTGCAGACCAGACTCT encodes:
- the cac gene encoding voltage-dependent calcium channel type A subunit alpha-1 isoform X11, with product MGPSHTAAAAQDEEALLQHHSLPRCGSMLGGVAGRHMSNRRRGSTPNTSSALKSALSGSPSEWHATPVATTPSSRRQSVFSAVAPATTAPSVSARANLEGVLASGLPSGRGSLQQRHVRLSIPEVSSPRYRRRRAVTDSDQKTCALIQSRLKLGDIMLAAAQEAAAQQQRDGEVRDLGAAAGTGMGGRRGGAGADPGAKGPSSLFILSEENPLRRYTRFIIEWPPFEYAVLLTIIANCIVLALEEHLPNGDRTILAQKLELTEPYFLGIFCVEASLKILALGFVLHPRSYLRNIWNMMDFVVVVTGFITLFPQNDLDVDLRTLRAIRVLRPLKLVSGIPSLQVVLKSIIKAMAPLLQIGLLVLFAIVIFAIIGLEFYCGALHKTCYSLEELTRVYKEGEWATPCNTDNKTEAPAGSYVCNSSVSTCLEDWEGPNFGITSFDNIGFAMLTVFQCITMEGWTQVLYWTNDALGSTFNWIYFVPLIVIGSFFMLNLVLGVLSGEFSNQRRRVERQSEFLKAREKKHFVDAYDAYLEWICQAEEVILAEERTTDEEKMHIIEARRRAAAKRKKLKNLGKSKSTDTEEEENEEEGDDGTLKKVKNQGACVEFWRAEKRLRFWIRHTVKQQWFYWFVIVLVFFNTACVAVEHYGQPPWLTSFLYIAEYVFLGLFMMEMFIKMYALGPRIYFESSFNRFDCVVISGSIFEVVWSELKSGSFGLSVLRALRLLRIFKVTKYWSSLRNLVISLLNSMRSIISLLFLLFLFILIFALLGMQLFGGAFNFEDGTPPTNFNTFPIALLTVFQILTGEDWNEVMYQGILSQGGHKKGMIYSLYFIILVLFGNYTLLNVFLAIAVDNLANAQELTAAEEEQEEEDKEKQLLELEKEIDALQMNPDGTPANGDGGGGGKGGAKKPAKKEDEEKKDVGDDDQPGPKPMLPYSSMFVLTSTNPVRKAAHWVVNLRYFDFFIMVVISLSSIALAAEDPVVEESTRNRILNYFDYAFTGVFTIEMLLKIVDLGVILHPGSYLREFWNIMDAVVVICAAVSFGFDMSGSSAGQNLSTIKSLRVLRVLRPLKTIKRVPKLKAVFDCVINSLKNVINILIVYILFHFIFAVIAVQLFNGKFFYCTDESKHTAEDCQGQYFKFDPENQLPSAAPREWRQQSFHYDNVMAAMLTLFAVQTGEGWPQVLQNSMAATYEDEGPIQNFRIEMSIFYVVYFVVFPFFFVNIFVALIIITFQEQGEAELQDGEIDKNQKSCIDFTIGARPLERYMPNRRNSLKYKIWRVVVSSPFEYFIMLLIVLNTLLLMMKFYNQGKIQRETLHYMNTGFTAMFTVECSLKVLAFGVKNFFKDPWNTFDFITVIGSIVDALVVEFGENSINVGFLRLFRAARLIKLLRQGYTIRILLWTFVQSFKALPYVCLLIAMLFFIYAIIGMQVFGNIALDPETSITRHNNFRSFVQGLMLLFRCATGEAWPSIMLSCIKGRPCDPRAQKPEGEGCGSNLAYAYFVSFIFFCSFLMLNLFVAVIMDNFDYLTRDSSILGAHHLDEFVRIWAEYDPNATGKILYSEMYDMLKNMDPPLGFGGKCPNRLAYKKLIRMNMPLDKDMKVHFTTTLFALIRENLSIKVRSAEEMDQADAELRETVQNIWPLQAKKMLDLLIPKTDELNKGKLTVGKVYAGLLILENWRMTRFGQIEGATVPKSSFFNCLMDMAWNKHEDGTDEEKVGLTSNTERKPSFRGNKNKTMELTDVVVGAGTTAGAVAGGLSAHPSMESLGEHGHLQPDYGHGRYGSPPHSCAGSPPHPQQGGYHSPTQVDGHHVRHGMHRSPSSRGHHHPHHHPGFSDTVSNVVDLVKHDIRHSRGHVYHDEEGSWSLSNSPEHYGMHSRSPSPVGHHGGRYVHSHSHMVTGHKTGPHLHHHRPLVYPARMRMGASPARQQYGTTSLEQRSRSPSPTSHRRHGSQAPPHPHSHTGHSYPVLTPSGGRRGAGRRLPATPNKPSTLHLSPQQQQFPHLNRSPTGSSLPVPGGLKPGTAGVVPPNSNINFPKLNASPTHGPKPELPYIGIGSSGRRIVSATMGRFEEPLSFEQAMAMGRGGPGLLSGGSGRQLPSPVPNGYKPGSSEQRRPPNATGTPRDQRRGPGGGGAGPRHSDSDEDDWC